Below is a window of Malus domestica chromosome 13, GDT2T_hap1 DNA.
aaaaaaaacacataagaATAAAATATGCAGCATATTCTATCAATGCATAAGAATCAAAACTGCAACATATTTTAGCAACTGACGAGATGGCAATACGAGGCACAAACAGCAGGACCTGTCTAGATTACTGAAGGAAGAggaaggaattttaaaatgtataGAAACAAGTACATTGTAATTTCAGGATAAAAGAAAAGGACCATTATAATTCCATTGAGAAATCCTTTATATGTGTGTGCATTAACAAGCCTTCAGAATATCAAGCATCTATGTTTACCACATAAGAACGCACTCAAAGTGCAGCATCTACAGATTTTACACAACATTTTGAGGTCCTTAAAACTTCTAAGTAAGAGTATACAAGGACTCTTTAATATCGTTTCAATAAGAAAGCAGGAGGCATGGAGAAAATTGCTTAATATTGCAGAAAAAGTGCAGTTATGAAGAGTATAGAAATCACAGACCCTGAAGCTCCTGCATAATACAGTCTAGCCTGTTCCTCTCGACTTCCTTCGTCAATCGACCACCAGCCCAATAACCTGCCAACAGGACAGATCATAACCAACAAGCCAACAGGATGAAATGAATCATAACCAACAATAATGGCTAGacaataattttaatttgtttacaGCTCGTTGGAGTAGAGATCTCCAGAGAACATTTAAATTTTCCATTTCCAAAAATTAAGCCTAACCTTGAACCATGGCGATAGAACCCAAAATACTCGCGAACTTTTGATGCTATGTCCAAGTATCTTACAGAAAAAACTCCATCACGTACTAAAAGAACAATTTTCTCTGTTAATCTATATGTGGAAAACAAAAGACCGGTTCCTTGCACTAAAACAAGAGGAGCAAAAAGAACTGGAACTGGGATATGCCTAGCAGCCGATGGCCTCCCCTGAAATGACAAATGTACTTGAGATGATGACATGTTGAGAACATTCCAAACTATCAACAAATAGGTTCTTTTAAACACCGAATATACCTCTAAGCGCATAAAGAGTAGGATCTGGAAAATGATTAGAGGAATTTTCATAATATGCCCACCGATATCCTGAAGGCTGCATACTACAGTCTCGTCTTGATCGTCATCTGAAGAAACAACTAAGCCGCTATTCCAGTCAAGGTATCTTACATTCATGGAAGATGAacaaggttcttgaatgtgtgCGTGTCTGTGAATAGCTGGATTATACCACTTCGTGCAGACAAGAAAGGCAAAACCCTGTGCAATTCTGTAAAAGTATATACAGAGGTTACTTCAGTAGGTGAAGACAGAATACTAACCATAAATTTCAAACAAGTTACAGTACCCAAAGTTTATGAATAAGTCCCACCAGCCTAGAGCAGAAATATCACCTGTATGTCGAATAAAGTTAATCAGGGTGAACCAATGCATCATGACATGGTAATGTTATTGATAACTGTACGCTAACAAGGAGTATATCACGCAGCAACTACAACTCATTACTAAACTTACCATTTATCTTTAAAAGAGTGAATACTGTGGCAGCAAGAAAGAAGACCATGGATATAGAAATCCAGAAGTGCTGGAAGCCAAAGATTGGTAAATTTAGTATAGAAAGTGTAAATGAATTTCCAAAAATACAAATACACAGACAAGGAATATATCACGCAACAATTACCATCTTTATATTCACTGCCTGTGCAAGGGAATGCAGCCTTAATTTACTTGTACAATCCAATATACATACCATTTTAGAAAGAAAGGGTCTTCACTAccattattttttcttctttcccagTAACACATTTAATTATCACTTTTCAGCACGCCACATAAAAGTTACTCGTACTAATATTGCAAATGTGCCAGAACAAATGGACGACCGTATATTTCAAGTCATACTCGCCACTTGCATTCATTTAAGACAATTCACAATTATtaataagaataagaaatgcACTCTTCCAACTCAATCGTCATTTGAAAAAATAGTGGAAAACTTACAGGAAGCGTTTCCCATATCACATCATCATTCGCGTGTTCATCGTCTCCAGGCATTAGAGCCTTACACATCCTACACAATAGAAACATTAATTACTTAAACTGTATTACAATTTACTTAACCAAAACATCACATAATACAATGCAAGCTACACCATCTTACAGAACCAATTAACAAGATTTTTCATCTCAGGTCGATGTTCAAATTTGGAAATATGATTGGAAGAAATACAGATACCTGACATTATCAAATAGAATTGCTAGTTCAAATGCCAACAAGGGTGCAAAGACAATCTTCAAGCTTACAACTGCACACATTAAAATTCACCAAGAAGTAATCATAAGTGACAGTTTGATAATTCCTTTATTGACCAACTGAAAAGTAAACACGTTATAGATAAAGAACATGATTTCAGTGATCCTTGTCATTAAGTATGTCGCTGTATACCATATCTGCTCTGAAGGTATATACAAAGCATTAGTTCAAATGAGACAAGCAACGGTGTCGCCATGACAGCATGAAAAGGTGCCCACTGCCCATAAGAAAGAGAGATTTACTTTTTTGTTGCTCGacttaaaacataaataaataaattggatCGTCTATGAGAAAAATGACCATACACAGTGGGgacaaatgcaaaaaaaaaaaaaaaaaaaaaaaaaaggacatacTATCTCATACATTGCGATCATTAGGCAGCTTTGGAGCAGGTAATGAAAATCTGCCTCTTGCAACAACTACATGGAAAAGCCACAGAGGGGAAAATATGATCCTGCAGTATTATGAAAACAGAACAATAAACATTAATCAATACCGAAAAAGCCAGCTGAGCTTTGGGAGTTTTAAAGATAGTTATGCTTCATCAAGATATTCAGAACCCTCGAGACAACTACAAGTGACAGAAACTAAACCATATGCAGTTTTATTACATGCGATGGCCTCAAAAGGTTCTTTCTACAATCTTCACTAATCAGCCACATCTACAATGCAAACGCAGCCGCCAGTACAACCATGGCAACAATGAATGGCATACACCTTGTCAATTTCCTAACTGAATTCGTACGTTTTCAACTCTGTTTTTATAGATTTGATAGTGCATGGGTCTGATTGAATTATCTTACAAAATGGATCATTGAGCTAATGAAATTGCGGATGCCGAAATATTATAGTCCACATaagaatttgaaacaaaaagcATAACAAAACCTAACTAAAAACATCAAATAAAATCCAACGATCTCGATCAACAACCTTCCACTATCATCCAAAATGCATGCCCAATAGAATCACCTACGAGCTCAAGAATGtaactttttaaattaataagcAGAACCCAAAAGTTTTTTACTCGAATATTGAGGGGGATTCTCAGCAATTCACTCTCTAAATAAAGAAATTTGAACCCACAAAGGTGAAAACTTCACAAACTCACAAATGGGTACCTTAGTTTCACAGTACAATGCAGTAAAAGACGATAAATTAAAGTCTCTTAATACTCTCTGGTAATAAAAACTTCAAACGCATATGAAAGATTCCGTTTTTCCCCTTTTATTTTCTCTCAGTTTCTCGGCAGCCAAACAACAGACAAGAAAAATGCAGAGGGAAGAAAAAATAACGAACCACCAAGAGTAGCGGACAAAACGGCGGAGCTTGAGAACGAGGAGAATCGTGAACGTGAAAAGGGAGGCGTGGGCGACAAGTGTTTGCAAAGACTTGGCCACCGATCTCCACGTCATCACTCTCCTCTGAACCAACATTTTCCAGAAACTACTGCAAAGAAATTAAGGTTCGCTGTCTCCGTATCTCTGTCTGCAGAGAACGGATTTTAGAGGGGGAGTGTACGGAAACGGAGAGAGGAGCGAAGAAGAAGGGTGTCGGAGGTTTAAAACTGATGAGTGTAAAGACAGGAGAGGAGATTTCTTCGAGGTTTTGCTTGTAGAAGCGTTTTTGCTTTCCTTTTCacgaaaactaatgaaaatagtttaaaattttgagttttaacgataggacaaaaataaagggtaaaaggaaaactaatgaaaagggcttgaaaattttgagttttaacgataaggacaaaataaaaggtaaagtgaatagtatcaggattgactttttaattttaaaatgtggtttttcgttaaagtgaacagtactatgagcttttcgttaaagttccctaaaataaaAGCattaagattgactttttagtataaaaatatgattttttgttaaagtaaataatactgaaaacttttcgttaaagttctgtttgttttttatttttcattcttcaatttcacCTTCACGCAAAGTGTTGTTTgcaggagaaatttttagatgaATAACttgtttgaaaatgtttttaaaacgattaaaaatgtttttgaaatcaattattaataaatattgtaagtgtttttgaaatctattttttctaaaaacgtTTTCAAGTATTTTTAAAGCATTTTTAAACTAGTCTGACATTGCCATTGAACAGCACTTGAAGTGTATTTCCTAAAAAGCACATTGTGAAATGTGTTTtacaactcaaaaacataatcatcataaaaaaatttagttattTTTACAGCATTATCAAACGAGCTTACAAGCAcaatttaaaaacaaagaatCAAATGATCAATtgtcaaaaggaaaaaaaaatcaattggtcaatgaattaaacaaataataaaaaaagatcTTAGATTAAATTAAGAAGATACTTTACAATCCCTTTGGCTGTTTGTTTTGATTGATTAATAATCCACCCCCTGAAATGGACAAATTGTATTGAATATATTTatggagaaaagaaaataattgatGAGCTCTACTTAACAAACGTCATCCTTTCACACTTTGTATAATTCAGGGGCAATTTTCTCAGTACATAACAACACCGGCCGGAAAAAGATCATCACGTGAAAAAAATAAGCATGCATAAataccccaatttataaattacaataaatttaaaataactaTTTATCATCATTACAAAATATGAACAGCTCTGATTATAAATCGAAGTTTTACAAATCAGTAATAAACATTTTAGTAGGAACTCTTACTCATCTTTTAAATAGCCAAAtattatctttttttctttgaactttTTTATTATCAATCATCCGAGGAAGGGCGGCTACCTCTATCCTAAACCAAGACATACCGTAAAATCTTTTTAAAAACTTACAAAGAGGGTCTTAACCTCTTTTTTTATTGATATAAAATTATATTCAATATATACATGCTGCTAAAACATTTCCTCTTAGAGCAACTCTAGCGTTACAAAGGCCCCCTAGGGCAAGTCGCTATTGAATAGcctccaatgaacagtaactgtTTTTTGCATCTCTACCCCTACACTGAATAGccatggcaataggcaataaaatattagtattttttattttataaaataatacaaaataattttatttgtaatttcggataagatttttaattgttTACGTTGAGAAGACATTTTTTGtgatagatttcgataagatatTTATCCAATGTCGTCGTGCCACGCGTATGTATGGAAaagtaaaatcatttttttttattttaatttttttttggatttttttattaatttttaacattttttattaacttaattaatttctgccgttggatttaaaacaaaaatgaaatcaaCCCtctagattgtgccacgtggcacaatgataaaatttcatatttttttattgttatttcttttcttttttttaatttataaaagcaaataacgtggaccgttgatctcaaATCCAACTGCTGAAATTAATGaaggtttgaatttttttttgtcgttggaaatccaacggtccacaaaAATTAACCGTTGAAATCCAACGGACGCAAAGTTGCCTTGCGGCCTCCAACGATAACATTATGCAGGCCTGCGCTGCGAGCCCCACCGCCTGAAAACAtgtcatggatgctcccccatGCTAGCGTGTTATGCACGCACCtgactaaaaaaatattaaaacgtGTCTAACGTTGCATTGACGTCAAAGTTGCATCACCTCCACCTTGGGCTTTCACGCCACTGATTCTCGCCAGGCCTCTCGCTCGAGCCCTTCCTGCACTATCGCTCGCATGGGCTGAACATTATTGCTGGGGCTATTGCCCCTTGTTCCCGAGCCGATCCATCGGACTACTCCACACGATAGAGTTGCTCTTATCCATATATCATTATACAATTTAGGGTTCAACTTTTGCCCGTCTATTATTTCATGAGGATGGGGCCCAAAAACAAAGCTTCCTCACACAACTCATTGTCGGAACTAGGAAAATAccaaaactaaataaaatactTATATCATTAACTTTTGGTCAGAAAACTTGAAAacgattattttttttttgtcaaaatagaCACTTtcattacttaaaaaaaactaGTAAATGAAACAGAAAGTCCAAAGTAGTCCAAATACAAGTATAGCCCATAAGAAAATACGACAGAAAAACAAACCCACACTATCTGGAAGACCGCTACCTCCACCACAACAGTTGTGCCGTCATTGTCGAATCCGCCACCACCTACAAGAGGAAGAACCACCAACAAGCTAGAGATGAGGggcataattaatataatatttagAATAAACATAGCTTATTGTTTTTCTACTTCAACTTTTCTAGTAGTTTGTGTTTGTGATCTTATTTAGAAATATACACTAAAGTTgggttattattttatttctaattGGTGCAatacaaaaaaggaaaactaatgaaaaaggcttgaaaactttgagttttaacgataaggacaaaataaagagtaaagtgaatagtgccagaattgactttttaatataaaaatatgatttttcattaaaatgaacaataacgagactttttcgttaaagttaccATAAAAAAAATGAGGTTGGAACATGGAGATAGCACTACGGGCCATTAAGAAGTATTGAGTTTTGCTTCCGTCACAAACTGAACACGGATTACGTCAGCGTTGTTTCCAACCCACCGCAACATTAGATCAGGTTGACCCAAACTTCAGGGCCCAAAAAAGCTTAAAGACCTTACGCTGCTCGACCCAAAATGTACATCTCTTGCACACAATTTCTGTAACTTTGATATAGTTGCTATTGTATGATACTTGACAAAATGCTTAATAAAAACTTAGGGCTCGTTTAGAAATACTTTAAGATGAATGAAAGCTCTTTcggtaaaagtgtttttgggttccaaacgCACTTAAAGTCATTCCTGCAAGAATCGCCAGTTATGTATTTTTTGCAAGAAACACTTCAAGTACTTTTTcaagattcacttgcatttttactagaCATTTGTACCAAAAACACTCTCATCAAAAGTGATTTCAGTAATTTTAAAAACGCTTCCAAACGAGCTCTATACATGGTAGATATATTTGATTTTGTTCATTGCCATTAGCCGAAGTTGCATGCATGCTTCATCTTGCCACGAGGAGGAAAAATACATACTCCCAATTACTTGTTCCTAGTGCTAATTAATAGTTAAGccttatatattcatttaagTTTTATAACTGAATCATTTGTGTGGTTTAGAATACCACCGTATGGTAATAAAACTATGGGTGACTTTGGATAGGGTCTCTATTTATCAACattatttgattgaaaccttgttaatttttagtttttgattggggtccctgaaattaatacAATAATGCATTTCTATGtaagttattatatttttaaattaaatttgatatttgtacttacttatattaatgagattttaaataaaatccatGATTTGAAGggttgaaaatattaaaaaaataaaatatacttATATAAAAATGTATAATTTATCTTAATGACAAATCatgtcattaaaaaaatcttaatgacatgatttgtcattaagatatattatatttaaataaaacccattatttgtcattacttatattaatgacattttacataaaaaaaatggtaattTTTATGCTATACAATATACATACAAAAAGTTGAtacattttatacaaaaaagGTGCTACGTTTTAGATgaaaaaattggtacatattATATACAaaacaatgggtacattttatttaataaaacaatgggtacattttagagtaaaaatataaatagatcttacattaaaaaatgggtacattttacataaaaaatggtacttataaaaacaaaattggtatattttacatataacaaagtggaaCATTTTTAAAGACAAATGGGTACATTATCAATAAATTATTGGTAcaaaaaaaatgtgtaaaaataaaagtttgaaaaatatggacacaaaaaagaaattaatatatgggtacaaactataactaaaaagaaaattgctacaattaaaaaaaaagggctgcaaattaaaatgggtacaaactaaacataaaaatatatgatacaaaatatAGCCataagtgtatatatatatacacacacaatatcaaatgtaacgtttctaacactaaatgaatatatttagaaataaaatttcattattttgcatgtaaaatatttaattatggaaattaattaatgatgttTATTAAAATCAAGGGAACcttatcaacaacaacaacaacaaagccttttcccactaagtggggtcggctatatgaatcctagaacgccattgcgctcggttttgtgtcatgtcctccgttcgatccaagtactctaagtcttttcttagagtctcttctaaagttttcctaggtcttcctctaccccttcggccctgaacctctgtcccgtagtcacatcttcgaaccggagcgtcagtcggccctctttgcccatgtccaaatcaccggaaccgattttctctcatctttccttcaatttcggctactcctactttacctcggatatcctcatgcccaatcttatcctttctcgtgtgcccacacatcccacgaagcatcctcatctccgctacacccattttgtgtacgtgttgatgcttcaccgtccaacattctgtgccatacaacatcgttggccttattgtcgtcctatgaaattttcccttgagcttcagtggcctacgacggtcacataacacgccggatgcactcttacacttcatccgtccaggtcgtattctatggttgagatctccatctaattctccgttctcttgcaagatagatcctaggcagcaaaaacggtcgctttttgtgatcttcgctagattgctccggtcattagtgtggataagtatataaatgaatagagataggaaagcaaacacaagatgtacgtggttcacccagattggctacgtccacggaatagaagagttctcattaattgtgaagggtttacacaagtacataggttcaagctctcctttagtgagtacaagtgaatgatttagtacaaatgacattaggaaatattgtgcgagaatgatctcgtaatcacgaaacttctaagtatcggagtgtggtatcgtcttgacttgccttatctgtctcataggtagatgtggcatcttctctggaagtactcttcctccatccaggggtggtatctttaactggtggagatgcacaaggtaatgtatcaatttcacttgaagcttacttgtagtttcaggcttggtcaagcgcgatacaaaccatgtagtaggagtctctcaagtcgccgagctaggggatctgctgaaagaggtgacagacaaggtaagcaatcagagctccggctgattgttcaccttctccccatcttgcagcagcatgaaggataaagagaagaaagatgagaagagatgatatgggatacttttgcttttgaagaagtaactttccacaggcttattcttgaactgagctggagggttttctggtttcctcccgagccgactgaagaatttgagggtcaaaacaagtccatcaaatctagagtacgttcgaccctgctgatatgggatacttttgcttttgacagagtaatggatgtatcggcacgtgtgctgttacgcttgtctccacatgcttccttgtatccttcgcacttgccctatctgttcctcaagcagatgcggtatcttccctggaaacataagatgttgaagatgagtactcgagagcaatgccaggtaagtaatcaggtaaggggttccaggcagtcagttcctggctggaagcttgattccaagtgctgattgattgctctctttctccttgtcttgcaggtaacaataaggccaaaggaaaagacagggaaaaagcatgatatgggatactcttgcttttaaccctgatgatatgagatattcttgctctagtatagcttgtttgcaaaggtattatcggggggaaagaaagctgaatatttcgaaaggcttcgttgggagtgccctctcaaatatgaggaagggttgaacatttttgcaggtctgcctgtccgttggggatggaggtcgacatatataggagtctccctaacaacaagtagtaatgctattcctttaccctgcttggtcatagcacggtagtgggagctaccagcttcacatgttttaactctgtcagagcactttgaaaaagtggtatgtgctctcgagaagtcttcgacagaatgcccataatttccgcaaagctgagtgtgcgtgtgacaggtgctgacaaggctagaaaagtaggtgcctcttcgatttctgagatcggccctcgtggtctctgagcagcccagcttttgagaaagcgagcgtctcttcgattgattcggagaacgatgcatcttcgatttttaagaaagcaatcatgatgggggtctggctctcgagattcggggagtagtgtcacttcgatttttgagaaagtaatcatgttgggagtctggctctcgagattcggagggcggtgcctcttcgattttggagcaagcaatcttgttgggagtgttttctcgaatgtgagtaaaggttgggcatgtttgctagtctaccttgccacgaagcacagaggttgacacacagggattttccaattatccagcaatggtactgttcctttaccctctcttcgatttttgagaaagtagtcatgttgggagtctggctctcgagattcggaggacggtgcctcttcgattttggagcaagcaatcttattggtagtgttttctcgagtgtgagtaaaggttgggcatgtttactagtctaccttgccacgaagcacagaggttgacacacagggactttccaattatccagcagtggtactgttcctttacccttgtgggtaataatatggtagctagaccttcaaaatttatgggtctaaactttgttagtgctgtttctttgctattcttttacctttcttggtcagagcgatgtagtgggagctgcaagctttacgtgctcaattttggcagagaactttggcaaagttatctgtggtacccatgagctagtgttgcgtgtgggaagtgggtgattgaacagtaagattcatgtgttttctacttcctcagaagtcttcgacagaatgcccataatttccgcaaagctgagtgtgcgtgtgacaggtgctgacaaggctggaaaagtaggtgcctcttcgatttctgagatcggccctcgtggtctctgaggagcccagcttttgagaaagcgagcgcctcttcgatttctgagatcggccttcgtggtctttgagcagcctaacttttgagaaagcaaacgcctcttcgatttctgagatcaaccctcgtggtctctaagcagcccagcttttgagaaagcaaacgcctcttcgatttctgagcaggcgcctcttcgatttctgaagatccgtcgagtgcagatttttataggggctggcattaagttccaaagcacacttgaatctccaccagtagaagctccattcttgcacttctaagatcttgatttgtccaacctcttctctcttcaacacctttgaaaatgtctggcccctccgaccgtcgttttgacttgaaccttgttgaagaggcagccccgccttctccagacaacatatggcgcccatccttcgtctcccctactggtcctcttaccgttggggattccgtgatgaagaatgatatgactgctgcggtggtggccaggaaccttctcactcccaaagataacagactactttccaaacggtctgatgagttagctgttaaggattcgctggctctcagtgttcagtgtgcaggttctgtgtctaatatggcccaacgcctatttgctcgaacccgccaagttgaatcattggcggctgaggtgatgagtctcaaacaggagattagagggctcaagcatgagaataaacagttgcaccggcttgcacatgactatgctacaaacatgaagaggaagcttgaccagatgaaggaaactgatggtcaggttttacttgatcatcagagatttgtgggtttgttccaaaggcatttattgccttcgtcttctggggctgtaccgcgtaatgaagctccaaataatcaacctctgatgcctcctccttctagggttctgtccagtactgaggttccgaatgatccccctccggtgccttctctttctggggctctaccgactgctgagacttctcctaagcaacccttgtgaaggctccctcttgtttgtttattttgactcatgtatatgtacacatttgtagcttatcggggatatcaataaataagttttcctttatttcaacgtattgtgttaaatacaccaaaaccttctttgctaagttctttgaattttcttttgttgaagcttgtatgttgaagctttctgagtggagcatgtaggttggggtagtgttcccttaatttcccgagtgaggaaaacttctcgattggagacttggaaaatccaagt
It encodes the following:
- the LOC103451681 gene encoding uncharacterized protein isoform X2, encoding MIAMYEIWAPFHAVMATPLLVSFELMLCIYLQSRYVVSLKIVFAPLLAFELAILFDNVRMCKALMPGDDEHANDDVIWETLPHFWISISMVFFLAATVFTLLKINGDISALGWWDLFINFGIAQGFAFLVCTKWYNPAIHRHAHIQEPCSSSMNVRYLDWNSGLVVSSDDDQDETVVCSLQDIGGHIMKIPLIIFQILLFMRLEGRPSAARHIPVPVLFAPLVLVQGTGLLFSTYRLTEKIVLLVRDGVFSVRYLDIASKVREYFGFYRHGSRLLGWWSIDEGSREEQARLYYAGASGYNTFSPDIVKKLPRSDLVEEIWKLQAALSEQTEITKFSQQEYERLQNEKILCRVCFEEQINIVLLPCRHHVLCSTCCEKCKKCPICRVCIEQRVPIYHV
- the LOC103451681 gene encoding uncharacterized protein isoform X1 translates to MLVQRRVMTWRSVAKSLQTLVAHASLFTFTILLVLKLRRFVRYSWWIIFSPLWLFHVVVARGRFSLPAPKLPNDRNWAPFHAVMATPLLVSFELMLCIYLQSRYVVSLKIVFAPLLAFELAILFDNVRMCKALMPGDDEHANDDVIWETLPHFWISISMVFFLAATVFTLLKINGDISALGWWDLFINFGIAQGFAFLVCTKWYNPAIHRHAHIQEPCSSSMNVRYLDWNSGLVVSSDDDQDETVVCSLQDIGGHIMKIPLIIFQILLFMRLEGRPSAARHIPVPVLFAPLVLVQGTGLLFSTYRLTEKIVLLVRDGVFSVRYLDIASKVREYFGFYRHGSRLLGWWSIDEGSREEQARLYYAGASGYNTFSPDIVKKLPRSDLVEEIWKLQAALSEQTEITKFSQQEYERLQNEKILCRVCFEEQINIVLLPCRHHVLCSTCCEKCKKCPICRVCIEQRVPIYHV